A genome region from Anastrepha ludens isolate Willacy chromosome 3, idAnaLude1.1, whole genome shotgun sequence includes the following:
- the LOC128856551 gene encoding uncharacterized protein LOC128856551 isoform X2, with protein sequence MPLEHIVTAMSCLLSTCGNSNSTALMMNSVVSKPLDVVWGVGCKRQAVDLTNKLNTLLSNQEKVNDILNKLESSVKQLESIMAPNGLEERRAKRELADAFNMLTFPRFDCNSSTESTQNMEINNDMRSYLVGCGNNYYGEGWVPIASLNAPHGKRLNEKSPNELINGFGDFVIGNSVSEYFIGLEKLHVMTTRNGVCELLILMHDEQEMDRIETKATRHFMHYKTFVVADAVNDYRILKLDGYKGDIVDPLQMLLGQPFSLCPEEPRSC encoded by the exons ATGCCTTTGGAACATATTGTCACGGCAATGTCTTGCTTGCTCTCGACATGCGGTAATAGCAACAGTACTGCCTTGATGATGAATTCGGTGGTATCAAAACCGCTCGATGTCGTTTGGGGCGTGGGCTGCAAGAGACAAGCAGTGGACCTTACTAACAAACT CAATACCTTGCTAAGCAATCAAGAGAAAGTAAACGATATACTGAATAAACTTGAAAGTAGCGTCAAGCAATTAGAAAGCATAATGGCACCGAATGGGTTAGAGGAGAGACGCGCCAAACGTGAGTTAGCAGACGCTTTCAATATGCTAACATTTCCGAGATTTGATTGCAATAGCTCTACTGAAAGCACACAAAATATGGAAATCAACAACGATATGCGATCATATTTAGTTGGCTGTGGAAATAATTACTACGGGGAAGGTTGGGTACCGATTGCCTCTTTAAATGCACCACATGGAAAGCGTTTGAACGAAAAGTCACCGAATGAGTTGATTAATGGCTTTGGAGACTTCGTAATCGGCAATAGTGTGAGCGAGTACTTTATCGGCCTGGAGAAGTTGCATGTGATGACAACCAGAAATGGAGTTTGTGAGTTGCTGATATTAATGCACGATGAGCAGGAGATGGATCGCATCGAAACGAAGGCTACTCGACATTTTATGCACTACAAGACATTCGTTGTGGCTGATGCTGTTAATGACTACAGAATACTAAAGTTAGATGGCTATAAAGGCGATATTGTTGATCCGTTGCAGATGTTGCTGGGGCAGCCATTTTCACT
- the LOC128856551 gene encoding uncharacterized protein LOC128856551 isoform X1: MPLEHIVTAMSCLLSTCGNSNSTALMMNSVVSKPLDVVWGVGCKRQAVDLTNKLNTLLSNQEKVNDILNKLESSVKQLESIMAPNGLEERRAKRELADAFNMLTFPRFDCNSSTESTQNMEINNDMRSYLVGCGNNYYGEGWVPIASLNAPHGKRLNEKSPNELINGFGDFVIGNSVSEYFIGLEKLHVMTTRNGVCELLILMHDEQEMDRIETKATRHFMHYKTFVVADAVNDYRILKLDGYKGDIVDPLQMLLGQPFSLAQLDLEDASQITMFVRSVNTLYKIF, from the exons ATGCCTTTGGAACATATTGTCACGGCAATGTCTTGCTTGCTCTCGACATGCGGTAATAGCAACAGTACTGCCTTGATGATGAATTCGGTGGTATCAAAACCGCTCGATGTCGTTTGGGGCGTGGGCTGCAAGAGACAAGCAGTGGACCTTACTAACAAACT CAATACCTTGCTAAGCAATCAAGAGAAAGTAAACGATATACTGAATAAACTTGAAAGTAGCGTCAAGCAATTAGAAAGCATAATGGCACCGAATGGGTTAGAGGAGAGACGCGCCAAACGTGAGTTAGCAGACGCTTTCAATATGCTAACATTTCCGAGATTTGATTGCAATAGCTCTACTGAAAGCACACAAAATATGGAAATCAACAACGATATGCGATCATATTTAGTTGGCTGTGGAAATAATTACTACGGGGAAGGTTGGGTACCGATTGCCTCTTTAAATGCACCACATGGAAAGCGTTTGAACGAAAAGTCACCGAATGAGTTGATTAATGGCTTTGGAGACTTCGTAATCGGCAATAGTGTGAGCGAGTACTTTATCGGCCTGGAGAAGTTGCATGTGATGACAACCAGAAATGGAGTTTGTGAGTTGCTGATATTAATGCACGATGAGCAGGAGATGGATCGCATCGAAACGAAGGCTACTCGACATTTTATGCACTACAAGACATTCGTTGTGGCTGATGCTGTTAATGACTACAGAATACTAAAGTTAGATGGCTATAAAGGCGATATTGTTGATCCGTTGCAGATGTTGCTGGGGCAGCCATTTTCACT TGCTCAGTTAGATTTGGAAGATGCGAGCCAAATTACAATGTTTGTGAGAAGTGTAaatactttatacaaaattttctga